One genomic window of Gossypium hirsutum isolate 1008001.06 chromosome D11, Gossypium_hirsutum_v2.1, whole genome shotgun sequence includes the following:
- the LOC107926795 gene encoding photosystem II reaction center W protein, chloroplastic, with product MATITISNFATMLTKATSKGSNKVQSSKVLGVLQPVMAINGRARCSLEQKSSSNRLSSNPSMVASMMVAAAAAMTTAVAPAMALVDERLSTEETRLPFGLSNNLLGWILFGVFGLI from the exons ATGGCCACCATAACTATTAGCAACTTTGCTACAATGTTGACTAAGGCAACTTCGAAGGGTTCAAACAAAGTTCAATCATCCAAAGTTCTTG gggtgttacagcctgtgatggcAATAAATGGTAGGGCTAGGTGCAGTCTAGAGCAGAAGTCATCTTCAAACAGGCTGAGCTCGAACCCCAGCATGGTGGCATCAATGATGGTGGCAGCAGCAGCAGCGATGACAACGGCTGTTGCACCGGCAATGGCGTTGGTGGATGAGAGACTTTCCACGGAAGAAACAAGACTTCCTTTTGGCTTAAGTAACAACCTTCTGGGATGGATCCTTTTTGGAGTGTTTGGTTTGATTTAG
- the LOC107926833 gene encoding E3 ubiquitin protein ligase DRIP2 — MMAGHHRVVKVKRETLESCMTCPLCNKLLKEATTISLCLHTFCRKCIYEKLSDEGMDCCPVCDIELGCLPVDKLRPDHNLQDVRAKIFPYKRRKISAPEVMPAASPPVKRKERSLSSLVVNTPKVPMQRGLTGRRTKPTTRKRIAAFRGCSFSVEESLKKEDSAEDHPSGSSSPDSFHKISQSKRQDSMAQPSSEHRPNEDTDDVEVMEGKADLWTPLNCLVEAANRKSSKLNSQGSTASMTEQHNGPDCCSHAPEAKPSPQSPAVPDGKLSIHKSKSKEHRNNSVILEEENGTNLIKRPVKRRRLHAEAQKKVAASNRIMLDALGSKWNRKNNPIWFSLVACEGQIGHTSLPQISACYLRIKDGKMPVSFIQKYLVKKLDLSSEAEVEIMCRGQPVLPSLQLHNLVDLWFRTASTAKKVPASVGSSAKDFVMVLSYCRKVQAP, encoded by the exons ATGATGGCTGGTCATCATCGTGTTGTCAAAGTGAAGAGGGAAACTTTAGAGTCATGCATGACATGCCCTCTTTGTAATAAGCTTTTAAAGGAAGCTACAACTATTTCCTTGTGTCTCCATACGT TTTGTAGGAAGTGCATATATGAGAAGCTCTCTGATGAGGGGATGGATTGTTGTCCCGTTTGTGACATTGAGCTCGGCTGCCTTCCAGTTGACAAACTCAG ACCAGACCACAATTTACAAGATGTAAGGGCCAAAATTTTCCCTTACAAAAGAAGAAAGATAAGTGCTCCTGAAGTTATGCCTGCAGCTTCACCTCCagtgaaaagaaaggaaagatcaCTATCATCATTGGTGGTCAATACTCCCAAAGTGCCAATGCAGCGTGGTTTGACTGGAAGGAGAACCAAACCTACTACACGAAAAAGAATTGCTGCTTTTCGAGGATGTAGTTTCTCTGTTGAAGAGTCCCTTAAGAAAGAAGACTCCGCAGAAGATCATCCCTCAGGCTCAAGCTCACCTGATTCCTTTCACAAAATTAGTCAAAGTAAAAGGCAG GATTCCATGGCACAACCTTCTAGCGAACACAGGCCTAATGAAGATACAGATGATGTTGAAGTGATGGAAGGCAAAGCAGACCTATGGACACCCTTAAACTGTCTTGTTGAAGCTGCTAACAGAAAGTCATCAAAGTTAAATTCACAGGGATCAACAGCTTCCATGACTGAGCAACATAATGGCCCTGATTGTTGCTCACATGCACCTGAAGCAAAACCTAGCCCTCAATCCCCCGCTGTTCCTGATGGCAAATTGAGTATTCATAAGTCTAAAAGTAAGGAACATCGGAACAATTCAGTAATCCTGGAGGAAGAGAACGGTACAAATTTGATTAAAAGGCCTGTTAAGCGTAGAAGGTTGCATGCAGAAGCACAAAAGAAAGTAGCTGCCTCCAATAGAATCATGCTAGACGCATTGGGATCTAAGTGGAATAGAAAAAATAATCCAATTTGGTTCTCGTTGGTTGCTTGTGAAGGCCA GATAGGACATACTTCCCTTCCACAGATTTCTGCATGCTACTTGAGGATCAA GGATGGTAAAATGCCTGTGTCATTCATCCAGAAGTACCTTGTAAAGAAACTCGATCTGTCAAGTGAAGCTGAG GTGGAGATCATGTGTCGAGGTCAGCCGGTCCTACCATCATTACAACTTCACAACTTGGTAGATCTGTGGTTTCGAACTGCATCAACAGCGAAAAAGGTCCCAGCATCCGTTGGCTCATCAGCAAAGGACTTTGTTATGGTTCTGTCGTATTGCCGAAAAGTCCAAGCTCCTTGA
- the LOC107926837 gene encoding PRA1 family protein F2 has protein sequence MPPTSTTYGTITSNPTTFSSHSKHTRRPWPELFSLSSFCLPISAGDAKARIKINLGDAKARIKINLSYFRVNYVIIALTILFLTLLWHPTSMIVFLITFIFWWFLYLFNDNPVVIFNRPVDDNVVLGVLSFATVLLLVLTHVGINVLVGLIIGVVVVGIHAAFRGTEDLGFPGEEEENGLLSVVGSQPLRPTSGYNRI, from the coding sequence ATGCCACCAACATCCACCACTTACGGCACCATCACCTCCAACCCAACCACCTTTTCCTCACATTCCAAACACACGCGCCGCCCGTGGCCAGAGCTATTCTCCCTCTCCTCTTTCTGCCTCCCCATCTCTGCCGGCGATGCCAAGGCACGAATAAAGATCAACCTCGGCGATGCCAAGGCACGAATAAAGATCAACCTCTCTTACTTTCGCGTGAACTACGTAATTATAGCGCTAACGATCCTCTTCTTAACTCTCCTTTGGCACCCTACTTCAATGATAGTTTTTCTGATAACTTTCATTTTCTGGTGGTTCCTGTACCTCTTTAATGACAACCCAGTTGTTATTTTCAACAGACCGGTGGATGATAATGTTGTCTTGGGGGTTTTGAGTTTTGCTACTGTGCTTTTATTGGTTTTGACTCATGTGGGTATTAACGTTTTAGTGGGGTTGATTATTGGGGTGGTTGTTGTTGGTATTCATGCTGCCTTTAGAGGAACTGAAGATTTGGGTTTTCCCGGTGAAGAGGAGGAAAACGGGTTGCTTTCTGTTGTTGGAAGTCAGCCTTTGAGGCCCACTTCTGGATATAATAGGATTTGA